A stretch of the bacterium genome encodes the following:
- the leuC gene encoding 3-isopropylmalate dehydratase large subunit, which produces MFNKTVFEKIWDAHVVATIEASDTLIYIDRHLIHEVTSPQAFEGLRLTGRKVRRPDLTFATMDHNVPTVDRFNIKDEISRAQVEALRQNCKDFGVTLFDLDSVYQGVVHIIGPENGLTLPGSTIVCGDSHTSTHGAFGALAFGIGTSEVEHVLATQCLRQKKAKSYKVDFVGTRTKGVTAKDLILKLIGLIGTAGGTGHVFEYMGPAIRALSMEERMTVCNMSIEAGAKAGLIAPDDTTFQYLSQPHRRYAPKGAELEKKIAHWKTLVTDDGAKFDKTITIDASKLAPQVTWGTSPGMVTDVDGFVPEPGSVPTVAKKDVELALDYMGLKPGMKMTDISVDVVFIGSCTNARIEDLRAAAGVFKGRKVKPTVKTLIVPGSQQVKKQAEAEGLDKIFTAAGAEWRESGCSMCLAMNPDQLQPGERCASTSNRNFEGRQGKGGRTHLVGPEMAAAAAVAGHFVDIREWV; this is translated from the coding sequence ATGTTTAACAAAACAGTTTTTGAAAAGATCTGGGATGCTCACGTCGTCGCAACTATCGAGGCCAGTGACACTCTGATCTACATCGATCGCCACCTAATCCACGAAGTAACCAGTCCTCAGGCGTTCGAGGGGCTCCGCCTCACCGGACGCAAGGTCCGCCGCCCCGATCTCACGTTCGCCACCATGGACCACAACGTGCCCACAGTGGACCGATTCAACATCAAGGACGAGATTTCGAGGGCGCAGGTCGAGGCCCTGCGGCAAAACTGCAAGGACTTTGGCGTCACGCTCTTTGACTTGGACAGCGTGTATCAGGGCGTTGTTCACATCATCGGACCCGAGAACGGGCTCACCCTGCCGGGCAGCACCATCGTCTGCGGTGACAGCCACACGTCGACCCACGGGGCTTTCGGGGCCTTGGCCTTCGGCATCGGCACCTCGGAGGTCGAACACGTCTTGGCGACGCAATGCCTCCGCCAAAAGAAGGCCAAGTCGTACAAGGTCGACTTTGTCGGGACCCGCACCAAGGGCGTCACGGCGAAGGACCTCATCCTGAAGCTGATCGGGCTGATCGGCACCGCCGGCGGGACGGGACACGTCTTTGAGTACATGGGACCCGCGATCCGCGCCCTTTCCATGGAAGAGCGGATGACCGTTTGCAACATGTCCATCGAGGCGGGCGCCAAGGCGGGCTTGATCGCGCCCGACGACACGACCTTCCAGTACCTTTCACAACCCCACCGGCGTTATGCCCCCAAGGGCGCGGAGCTCGAGAAAAAGATCGCCCATTGGAAGACTCTCGTGACCGACGACGGCGCCAAATTCGACAAGACGATCACGATCGACGCCTCCAAACTGGCCCCGCAGGTGACGTGGGGCACGAGCCCGGGCATGGTGACCGACGTCGACGGCTTCGTCCCGGAGCCCGGATCGGTCCCAACGGTCGCCAAGAAGGATGTGGAGCTGGCCTTGGACTACATGGGCCTCAAGCCCGGCATGAAGATGACGGACATCTCTGTCGATGTCGTGTTCATCGGCAGCTGCACGAACGCCCGGATTGAAGACCTGCGCGCCGCCGCCGGCGTCTTCAAGGGGCGCAAGGTGAAGCCCACGGTCAAGACCCTGATCGTACCGGGTTCGCAACAGGTGAAAAAACAGGCGGAGGCCGAAGGCCTCGACAAAATCTTCACGGCGGCCGGGGCCGAGTGGCGCGAATCGGGCTGCAGCATGTGTCTCGCGATGAATCCCGACCAGCTACAGCCCGGCGAGCGCTGCGCTTCCACCTCGAACCGCAATTTCGAGGGGCGCCAGGGCAAGGGCGGGCGCACGCACTTGGTCGGGCCGGAGATGGCCGCGGCCGCGGCGGTCGCGGGGCATTTCGTGGATATCCGGGAGTGGGTGTGA
- the leuD gene encoding 3-isopropylmalate dehydratase small subunit, whose amino-acid sequence MESFKSHRGVVATLDRANIDTDQIIPKQFLKSIKRTGFGESLFFDWRYLPNGKSNPDFEMNRPEFHDASILVTRNNFGCGSSREHAVWALAQYGLRAILAPRKGDVPAFADIFHNNSIKNGLLNVELKEAEVDEIFEMVRRFPGVEATVCLEEQRVTLHLPEEISFHFDIDKAVKDHLIRGLDDIGLTLEHEGEISEFEKRHDPQLLRT is encoded by the coding sequence ATGGAATCCTTTAAATCCCACAGGGGTGTCGTCGCCACGCTCGACCGAGCGAACATCGACACCGACCAGATCATCCCCAAGCAGTTCTTAAAATCGATCAAGCGGACGGGTTTTGGAGAAAGCCTCTTCTTCGACTGGCGCTACCTTCCGAACGGCAAATCCAACCCGGATTTTGAGATGAACCGTCCGGAATTCCACGACGCGTCGATCCTGGTGACGCGGAACAACTTCGGTTGCGGGTCGTCACGGGAGCACGCCGTGTGGGCGCTGGCGCAATACGGCCTCCGCGCCATCCTCGCCCCGCGGAAGGGCGATGTCCCGGCCTTTGCGGACATCTTTCACAACAACAGCATCAAGAACGGGCTCTTGAACGTGGAATTGAAGGAGGCGGAGGTGGACGAGATCTTCGAGATGGTGCGGCGTTTCCCCGGCGTGGAGGCGACCGTCTGTCTCGAGGAGCAGAGGGTGACCCTGCATCTGCCGGAGGAGATCTCCTTTCACTTCGACATCGACAAGGCCGTCAAGGACCACTTGATCCGCGGCCTGGACGACATCGGCCTGACCCTCGAGCACGAAGGCGAGATCTCCGAATTCGAGAAAAGGCACGACCCACAGCTCCTTCGGACCTAA